The genomic segment TGATATCCTCAGTATCTAGTTCAGGTCCTACCTCCTCAAAAGTAATATGTCCACTAGCTAGTTTTGCCCCTGTATAAGCATAAACATCCCGACCATGAAACGTATAAGAATGCTCCGTATTTTTTCGTCGGTTTTCCACCTCCGAAATCTCACGAATCGCAACAATTCCCACATGTTTCTTGATAAAAGAAAGTGTCCCATTATTTGGCGTGACAATATACTGATTTTGTACAGTTTTGGCAACCACACTTTTGCGCTTAGAGCCAACACCCGGATCCACAACTGATACAAAAGTTGTTCCCTCCGGCCAATAATTCACCGTTTGAAACAAACGATAACTTCCCTCAAAAATATTGTAAGGCGTAATATCATGGGTCAAATGATGTATTTTTAAAGTTGGAGATTCTTCTAACGCCACACCGACCATCGCCGATACAGCCCCATCTACCAAACCGAAATCTGATTGTAGTACAAGTAAATTATTATACATCTTCTCTCCTTCATCACACTTCTATCATAACACAAATTAAATTTCTTATCCATATCTATTTTTTTATCACATCAATAAATACTATCTATAGTTATTCGCCCATCTTAGCAAATGACTAAATATAAAATAATTATTTTGACAAGAAATGCCATTCCAATTCAAAGTTGATACAAATCTCAAATATTAGAAGATAACATTACCAGCAAAACATAATAATTTCTAACCTAATATTTATAAAATTTCACACCTCTCCAGAATGTAACATATGATTCAAGAGGTTGATAATAAATAAGCCAGTAGCATTTACATATAAAAGAGAAAAGCAAAATACTTCTCCCGCTTTCAATACTACAATTTATATTAAGTCGAAAAAAGGAGAGAATAAACTTATTCTCTCCAGATGTTAAAAACTAACATTTATTTAAGCTAATATCGAATAAAATATCGGGAAGACAGGATTCGAACCTGCGACACCTTGGTCCCAAACCAAGTACTCTACCAAGCTGAGCTACTTCCCGTATAGGTAGAAAAACCGAAGCCCTCAGACTTCTTCCCTATGCACCCTAGAGGAGTCGAACCTCTAACCGCCTGATTCGTAGTCAGGTACTCTATCCAGTTGAGCTAAGGGTGCTCTAACTATTGAATATATATGTTCATTATACCAAAAATATTAAAAAAGTCAAACCTTTTTATGCACCCTAGAGGAGTCGAACCTCTAACCGCCTGATTCGTAGTCAGGTACTCTATCCAGTTGAGCTAAGGGTGCTCTTTCCTATGCCGAGGACCGGAATCGAACCGGTACGATTGCTTCCAATCGCAGGATTTTAAGTCCTGTGCGTCTGCCAGTTCCGCCACCCCGGCTCCCTCAAGCGAACGACGGGGTTCGAACCCGCGACCCCCACCTTGGCAAGGTGATGTTCTACCACTGAACTACGTTCGCATCCTTTTCTTCTTATGCCGGCTACATGACTTGAACACGCGACCCTCTGATTACAAATCAGATGCTCTACCAACTGAGCTAAGCCGGCTTATCTTCTATGCGGGTGAAGGGACTTGAACCCCCACGCCGTTAAGCGCCAGATCCTAAATCTGGTGCGTCTGCCAATTCCGCCACACCCGCCTGTGACTATGACCCGTACTGGGCTCGAACCAGTGACCCTTTGATTAAAAGTCAAATGCTCTACCAACTGAGCTAACGAGTCTCTCTAATGTATCTCTATACACCAAAACGGTCCCGACGGGAATCGAACCCGCGATCTTCGCCGTGACAGGGCGACGTGATAACCGCTACACTACGGGACCTATTCTTTCTAGAATTATGGGAGTTAACGGGATCGAACCGCTGACCCTCTGCTTGTAAGGCAGATGCTCTCCCAGCTGAGCTAAACTCCCTTGGAATGGAGTTTAGCTCAGCCAACGGTGAGAAACTTCGTTTCTCTTATCCACCGATTGAAATGTCGATTCCCTCTCCATTTCAACTAAGCTAAACTCCCCTTTGCTAAGCGACTACCTTATCTCACAGGGGGCAACCCCCAACTACTTCCGGCGTTCTAGGGCTTAACTGCTGTGTTCGGCATGGGTACAGGTGTATCTCCTAGGCTATCGTCACTTAACTATATGAATGGACTCGGTCAAAAGCTTCGCTTCCTCTATCTCCCAAGCCAAAACATCCACTGGATATTTCGTCCACTCAAAATTGAATAACGCTCTCAAATCGTTTCAAGCATAAACTAAACATTCTGTGTTCTCAATAAAATTGTACTCGGGTTAAATCCTTGGAAAAAAGATAAATGGTCTGGTGTTCATCGAACACTACTCCCATTCCCTATTTCTCAAGTGGATTTTACACCCTTAGTAACTAATCTAGGATAAGTCCTCGAGCTATTAGTATTAGTCCGCTCCATTGCTCACACAACTTCCACTCCTAACCTATCTACCTGATCTTCTCTCAGGGCTCTTACTGATATAAAATCATGGGAAATCTCATCTTGAGGTGGGTTTCACACTTAGATGCTTTCAGCGTTTATCCCTTCCCTACATAGCTACCCAGCGATGCTCTTGGCAGAACAACTGGTACACCAGCGGTAAGTCCACTCTGGTCCTCTCGTACTAGGAGCAGATCCTCTCAAATTTCCTTCGCCCGCGACGGATAGGGACCGAACTGTCTCACGACGTTCTGAACCCAGCTCGCGTGCCGCTTTAATGGGCGAACAGCCCAACCCTTGGGACCGACTACAGCCCCAGGATGCGACGAGCCGACATCGAGGTGCCAAACCTCCCCGTCGATGTGAACTCTTGGGGGAGATAAGCCTGTTATCCCCAGGGTAGCTTTTATCCGTTGAGCGATGGCCCTTCCATACGGTACCACCGGATCACTAAGCCCG from the Streptococcus constellatus subsp. constellatus genome contains:
- a CDS encoding SAM hydrolase/SAM-dependent halogenase family protein, with amino-acid sequence MYNNLLVLQSDFGLVDGAVSAMVGVALEESPTLKIHHLTHDITPYNIFEGSYRLFQTVNYWPEGTTFVSVVDPGVGSKRKSVVAKTVQNQYIVTPNNGTLSFIKKHVGIVAIREISEVENRRKNTEHSYTFHGRDVYAYTGAKLASGHITFEEVGPELDTEDIMEIPVVETTIGNDFVSGAIDILDVRFGSLWTSIRREEFYTLSPEFGDRFEVTIYNNDMLVYQNQVTYGKSFADVRIGQPILYINSLYRVGLAINQGSFAKAYNVGVGAQWSIEIKRIEK